In one window of Osmia lignaria lignaria isolate PbOS001 chromosome 11, iyOsmLign1, whole genome shotgun sequence DNA:
- the Osi16 gene encoding DUF1676 domain-containing protein Osi16 has protein sequence MKGFAVLAQLFHQQALVLPLLLIVGCVTGEIERRTSKQMVEESPESLASTLSKDCGKSYSATCLKLDVVSFLDRLSEQEDISILPGVSVIKENDTANVPASEVVANLARDFPNDVEKRLDAYLVHKVGSYLNSHSISIKLFDPRTFEAARNFNEETLAQLGLGGGQSVGTGRKKDKGGNGGLMAGLLMMKGTLGAVGFGALALLAGKALMTGLMALMLSAIVGLKSLTSGGEKKTTYEIVSKPVYSSSHTHSSEEHHGHGYGHSGYGRSLDSIHDSVHQAVLKYGNARDRRSLRQN, from the exons ATGAAGGGATTCGCGGTACTCGCTCAATTATTCCATCAACAGGCTCTGGTGCTTCCACTTTTGCTGATCGTCGGATGCGTCACCGGCGAGATCGAGAGACGTACCTCGAAACAGATGGTCGAGGAGTCGCCGGAAAGTTTGGCCTCCACTTTGAGCAAAGACTGCGGCAAGTCCTACAGTGCCACTTGCCTCAAGTTAGACGTGGTATCCTTCCTGGACAGGTTGTCCGAGCAAGAGGACATCAGCATTTTACCTGGGGTGTCCGTGATCAAGGAAAATGACACGGCCAACGTGCCAGCGTCCGAGGTGGTCGCCAATTTGGCCCGAGATTTCCCCAACGACGTGGAAAAGAGGCTGGACGCTTATTTGGTTCATAAAGTCGGCAGTTATCTGAACAGTCACTCGATATCCATTAAACTGTTCGACCCGAGGACCTTCGAGGCTGCTAGGAACTTCAACGAGGAGACGCTGGCTCAACTCGGTTTGGGTGGAGGACAAAGCGTCGGAACTG GACGGAAGAAGGATAAGGGTGGCAACGGTGGACTGATGGCTGGATTGTTGATGATGAAGGGCACCCTAGGTGCTGTAGGATTTGGTGCTCTTGCTCTGCTAGCCGGGAAAGCCTTGATGACCGGTCTGATGGCTCTTATGTTGTCAGCTATCGTTGGATTAAAGAGTTTGACAAGCGGCGGCGAGAAGAAGACCACCTACGAGATCGTCAGCAAACCAGTGTACTCGAGCTCTCACACGCACAGCTCCGAAGAACATCACGGTCACGGTTACGGCCATTCGGGATACGGTAGATCCTTGGATTCCATTCACGATTCCGTTCACCAAGCTGTATTGAAGTACGGAAACGCGAGGGACCGCCGATCGCTTCGGCAAAATTAA
- the Osi15 gene encoding DUF1676 domain-containing protein Osi15, which produces MVQTGPTIDHHSTYKRKIAPGRTVKIFVSASRYRLNTITMNAKLLIALTLNLLAFVVAEDATALEQMENKLSRAMDNLNRMDTIKIYGDMITLEKMHVDEEVETARSSQDPLVSRIEQFFRSRRIQLHLPNDGTSADMFGRALGQKDMGVELRGLTKGASEARTKLKKIMLPLLLALKLKAMIVLPIVITLIGLIGIKGLGAGLLSLLLSGAVALKALLTSPPPYPARVTYGVAKPDIHHEHWHRSQEEVNQPYRGWAPEFAPEQYPFQDIP; this is translated from the exons ATGGTTCAAACTGGCCCCACCATCGATCACCATTCGacgtataaaagaaaaattgcccCGGGGCGAACAGTCAAAATCTTTGTTTCTGCCTCGCGATATCGATTGAACACCATCACGATGAACGCGAAGTTGCTGATCGCATTAACGTTGAATCTGCTGGCGTTCGTCGTCGCAGAGGACGCCACAGCCCTGGAACAAATGGAGAACAAACTGTCCAGAGCGATGGATAATCTGAATCGAATGGACACCATTAAGATCTATGGGGACATGATTACCCTGGAGAAGATGCACGTCGATGAGGAAGTTGAAACTGCCAGATCCAGCCAGGATCCTCTAGTGAGCAGAATCGAACAGTTTTTCAGGAGCAGAAGAATTCAACTGCATTTACCTAACGATGGCACTTCGGCTGACATGTTTGGCCGTGCCCTAGGACAGAAAGACATGGGGGTTGAACTCAGAGGACTGACCAAGGGAGCTTCCGAAG CGCGAACtaaattgaagaaaatcatGCTGCCGCTCCTGTTGGCCCTGAAACTGAAGGCCATGATCGTTCTGCCCATCGTCATCACTCTGATCGGTTTAATAGGAATCAAGGGTCTCGGCGCAGGGCTCCTGTCCCTTCTTCTCTCTGGAGCGGTGGCTTTGAAAGCTCTGTTGACATCACCGCCCCCGTATCCAGCCAGAGTCACTTACGGGGTTGCCAAGCCCGACATTCATCACGAACACTGGCACAGATCGCAGGAGGAAGTGAATCAACCCTACAGGGGTTGGGCACCGGAATTCGCTCCCGAACAATATCCCTTCCAAGACATCCCTTAA
- the Osi14 gene encoding DUF1676 domain-containing protein Osi14: MNKLVILGLIAASAMAVPMPDTDNVQLNRNLDCMEQENALFSCVFVKTIGTLDKAARSSDIEILDGVKFVRETPLERNGKDLKTEVDIMNELPRDTSDRAIKLASMLYESAMSFLKSHSLKLSMPEEGSISRALNEGRAKIKKMALPLIAAAAIKLFALVPLVLGSLGLLVLKALFVGKIALLLAGVLAFQRLFGSGSSSGVGNFFSKNTQPTAWLDNGNQGWSAGAATNVQPQGYYQRSFDVQNRKVDAHSMAYSAQAPIATNEAN, encoded by the exons ATGAACAAGTTGGTGATTCTGGGACTTATCGCCGCGTCTGCGATGGCTGTGCCCATGCCGGACACCGATAACGTGCAACTGAACAGGAATCTCGATTGCATGGAGCAAGAGAACGCGTTGTTCAGCTGTGTCTTCGTGAAGACCATCGGCACCCTGGACAAAGCGGCCAGGTCGAGCGACATCGAGATCCTCGATGGTGTGAAGTTTGTCCGGGAAACGCCGT TGGAACGCAATGGAAAGGACCTGAAAACAGAGGTCGACATCATGAACGAGCTACCTAGAGACACGTCCGACAGGGCCATCAAGTTGGCTAGTATGCTGTACGAATCGGCAATGTCCTTCTTGAAGTCTCACAGCCTGAAGCTGAGCATGCCCGAAGAGGGATCAATTTCTCGGGCTCTCAACGAAG gCCGTGCCAAGATCAAGAAAATGGCCCTGCCTCTGATCGCAGCAGCAGCTATAAAGTTATTCGCCCTTGTACCCTTGGTCCTTGGAAGTTTAGGTCTACTAGTCTTGAAGGCCTTGTTCGTCGGCAAAATCGCTCTCCTTTTGGCCGGTGTTCTCGCCTTCCAGAGGTTGTTCGGTAGCGGCAGCAGTTCCGGAGTCGGCAACTTCTTCAGCAAGAATACTCAACCAACCGCATGGTTGGACAATGGCAACCAAGGTTGGTCAGCTGGTGCAGCAACCAATGTTCAACCTCAAGGATACTACCAGAGGAGTTTCGACGTTCAGAATCGAAAAGTAGATGCCCATTCGATGGCGTACTCTGCCCAGGCACCCATCGCCACCAACGAGGCCAATTAA